Proteins found in one Corynebacterium zhongnanshanii genomic segment:
- a CDS encoding sucrase ferredoxin → MPTQRNPRAGQCVTPPGARTDVSENLDAATLCSSGSNEPLPGTAKPGRVVLALEHFGGWGRDILDGEALGEELTAQVKAYLAEHGAQLQFIRKPGKAGQERQERSTRSLYIAWCTGTTDSTPVLERLEITEPADLLSVDLSQPGNTPGAEREDGSLLLVCTHGKRDRCCAVFGRPVALELAQRYSNVWESSHTKGHRFAPSMILLPSNYSYGHLTTDQAAAVLDAAATNRIALTGNRGKGTLDPASQVAELAVLTELTDDHTVDADLLNVYRPGDTTPAHLAGKGPKEKERTTRTVELDTDTAELGADSATPTRWTVHLEQQVVGPVISSCGDPSKNSTVWVPVSVTPLP, encoded by the coding sequence ATGCCCACACAGAGAAACCCCCGCGCAGGACAGTGCGTCACCCCACCCGGTGCGCGCACAGACGTGAGCGAGAATCTTGACGCAGCCACACTGTGCTCGTCAGGATCGAATGAGCCTCTGCCGGGCACGGCCAAACCCGGCCGTGTTGTCCTCGCACTGGAACACTTCGGGGGATGGGGACGGGACATCCTCGACGGGGAAGCGCTCGGCGAAGAGCTCACAGCCCAGGTGAAGGCCTACCTCGCCGAGCATGGGGCCCAACTACAGTTCATTCGCAAGCCGGGCAAAGCCGGTCAAGAGCGCCAAGAAAGAAGCACCCGCAGCCTCTACATCGCATGGTGCACCGGCACTACGGACAGCACCCCAGTGCTTGAGCGCCTCGAGATCACCGAGCCTGCCGACCTTCTCAGCGTTGACCTCAGCCAGCCTGGGAACACACCAGGAGCCGAACGCGAAGATGGCTCCCTGCTGCTGGTATGCACCCATGGAAAACGAGACCGCTGCTGCGCCGTCTTCGGGCGGCCCGTCGCCCTGGAGCTCGCGCAACGCTACTCCAACGTGTGGGAATCCTCCCACACAAAAGGCCACCGCTTCGCCCCGTCCATGATCCTGCTGCCCAGCAACTACTCCTACGGGCACCTCACCACAGACCAAGCCGCCGCCGTCCTGGACGCCGCAGCCACCAACCGCATCGCTCTCACCGGCAACCGCGGGAAGGGAACCCTGGATCCCGCCAGCCAAGTGGCCGAACTCGCAGTCCTCACCGAGTTGACCGACGACCACACGGTGGATGCCGACCTCCTGAACGTCTACCGCCCAGGTGACACCACCCCAGCACACCTGGCAGGAAAAGGGCCCAAAGAAAAGGAACGCACCACCCGTACTGTGGAGCTGGATACCGACACAGCAGAGCTGGGTGCGGACAGTGCTACGCCGACGCGGTGGACGGTGCACCTCGAACAGCAGGTCGTGGGCCCCGTCATCAGCTCCTGTGGCGACCCCTCCAAAAACTCCACCGTATGGGTTCCCGTCAGCGTGACTCCGCTGCCCTGA
- a CDS encoding alpha/beta hydrolase family esterase has protein sequence MHFPPSRDGVPRGDVPRDDVKRRRCHAIAGVIGAVAAVALSAGVGAAVQKYTGWNQADWDHHISIQEPGMLPPLQQAVGVKESGPSAQDIPVQLRLVDNPRPLENLPEPGRISEVRINSAGLDRRYLVYVPENAQRTGADIADPLPLILTYHGYNESPQDISRYSGMERAGGIVVYPLGVKKSWAGAPYAKSTKEQDQWFTRDIIDQIASTYQVDNNRIFAAGMSNGGGFVYEMACDMPDMFAAVASVAGAYYTDTWSGCAGQQDGNSGGANPQDTQFPRNTSIPFLEIHGRQDDRIKYEGGHRYRTDYLAAPKATALYAQRSGCEAAPTTTAATPRVLRTQWTNCAEGNEIVHLAITDAGHVWPGEIQQLSGASALGDAPQDTTAVTATSEIIAFFTRHGLQKAQG, from the coding sequence GTGCATTTTCCCCCATCCCGCGACGGCGTTCCCCGTGGCGACGTTCCCCGTGACGACGTGAAGCGTCGGCGTTGCCATGCCATCGCCGGTGTGATCGGCGCCGTTGCGGCAGTCGCGCTATCGGCAGGGGTGGGTGCCGCCGTCCAAAAGTACACGGGCTGGAACCAGGCGGACTGGGATCACCACATCAGCATCCAAGAGCCCGGCATGCTCCCGCCGCTGCAGCAGGCCGTGGGTGTGAAGGAAAGCGGACCGTCGGCGCAGGATATTCCCGTGCAGCTGCGCCTGGTGGATAATCCCCGACCGCTGGAGAACCTACCGGAACCGGGGCGCATCTCTGAGGTGCGGATCAACTCCGCGGGACTGGACCGGCGTTACCTCGTTTACGTTCCCGAGAACGCGCAGCGCACCGGCGCGGACATAGCCGATCCGCTTCCCCTGATCCTCACTTACCACGGCTACAACGAATCCCCGCAGGACATTTCCCGCTACTCCGGGATGGAGCGAGCCGGTGGGATCGTGGTCTACCCGCTGGGCGTCAAGAAGTCCTGGGCGGGTGCTCCCTACGCGAAAAGCACGAAGGAGCAGGACCAGTGGTTTACTCGGGACATCATCGACCAGATCGCGTCCACGTATCAGGTGGACAATAACCGCATATTCGCCGCCGGCATGTCCAACGGTGGCGGCTTCGTGTACGAGATGGCGTGCGACATGCCGGACATGTTTGCCGCGGTGGCGTCCGTGGCGGGCGCCTACTACACGGACACCTGGTCCGGCTGTGCCGGCCAGCAGGATGGCAACTCTGGCGGTGCGAACCCCCAGGACACTCAGTTCCCCCGGAACACGTCCATCCCGTTCCTGGAGATTCACGGCCGCCAGGACGACCGCATCAAGTACGAGGGTGGGCACCGCTACCGCACGGACTACCTGGCCGCGCCGAAGGCCACGGCGTTGTATGCACAGCGCTCAGGTTGCGAGGCCGCGCCCACCACCACCGCGGCAACGCCCCGTGTGTTGCGCACGCAGTGGACGAACTGCGCCGAGGGCAACGAGATCGTTCATCTTGCTATTACCGACGCCGGCCACGTCTGGCCTGGGGAAATCCAACAATTGAGCGGCGCCTCGGCCCTGGGGGATGCCCCGCAGGACACCACGGCGGTGACCGCCACCAGCGAGATCATCGCGTTTTTCACTCGCCATGGTCTGCAGAAGGCGCAGGGCTAA
- a CDS encoding methionine ABC transporter permease: MTTTYSAQMDWDRLGDTFLTAFQQTMLMVCVGLLAAGFVGLILGIILYTTREGGILANKPVYWIINVIVNFVRPIPTIILMTAIGPLTELIVDTRIGTKAAIVGIVIAATFGAARIVEQNLVTIDPGVIEAAKAMGASPFRIIWSVIIPEALGPLILGFTFMFIAIVDMSAMAGYIGGGGLGDFAIVYGYRAFNDQVTWFAVAVIIVIVQVAQLFGNWLAKKVMRR, encoded by the coding sequence ATGACCACCACGTACTCCGCACAAATGGATTGGGATCGCCTCGGTGACACGTTCCTGACGGCGTTCCAGCAGACCATGCTGATGGTCTGCGTGGGCTTGCTTGCCGCGGGCTTTGTGGGACTGATCCTGGGCATTATTTTGTACACCACGCGCGAGGGCGGCATTCTTGCGAATAAGCCTGTGTACTGGATCATTAACGTGATCGTGAACTTTGTGCGCCCGATCCCTACGATCATTTTGATGACGGCGATTGGCCCGTTGACGGAGCTGATTGTGGACACGCGTATCGGCACGAAGGCCGCGATTGTGGGCATTGTGATTGCCGCGACGTTCGGCGCTGCCCGCATTGTGGAGCAGAACTTGGTGACGATTGATCCTGGTGTGATCGAGGCCGCCAAGGCGATGGGTGCCTCCCCGTTCCGCATCATTTGGTCCGTGATTATCCCGGAGGCTCTGGGGCCGCTGATTCTGGGATTCACGTTCATGTTCATTGCGATTGTGGATATGTCCGCGATGGCCGGTTACATCGGCGGTGGCGGTCTGGGTGACTTCGCCATCGTCTACGGTTACCGCGCCTTTAACGACCAGGTCACGTGGTTCGCCGTTGCGGTGATCATCGTGATCGTCCAGGTGGCTCAGCTGTTCGGTAACTGGCTGGCGAAGAAGGTCATGCGCCGCTAG
- a CDS encoding methionine ABC transporter ATP-binding protein: MADTMNDTTQGTTKGTTIEFRDVNKIFTQGKKKVHALKDVNITIPGGSIVGIIGYSGAGKSTLVRQINGLDRPTSGQILLDGQDIVSLPESKMRALRSDIGMIFQQFNLFSSRNVAKNIAYPLKLQGMDKAERNARVEELLHFVGLEDKGKSYPEQLSGGQKQRVGIARALATNPSLLLADEATSALDPSTTKDVLELLRRVNQELGITIVVITHEMEVVRSIADYVVVMENGEVVEQGSVYDVFSNPTTPVAASFVATSLRNTPDQVEAKELNSGTGRLFTITMAEGIGFFDSVAELSSAGVDVNIVHGGVTTLQNHSFGRLTLRLTAHTQEGEQAIETFYSTMNTNTEIEEIR; the protein is encoded by the coding sequence ATGGCGGACACCATGAATGACACCACACAGGGCACGACGAAGGGCACCACCATCGAGTTCCGTGATGTCAACAAAATCTTCACGCAGGGCAAGAAGAAAGTTCACGCCCTCAAAGACGTCAATATCACCATCCCCGGCGGCTCCATCGTCGGCATCATCGGCTACTCCGGGGCAGGTAAATCCACCCTGGTGCGCCAGATCAACGGCCTAGACCGCCCCACCAGCGGCCAGATCCTCCTGGATGGGCAGGACATCGTCTCCCTGCCTGAATCCAAGATGCGTGCTCTGCGCAGCGACATCGGCATGATCTTCCAGCAGTTCAACCTGTTCAGCTCCCGCAATGTCGCCAAGAACATCGCCTACCCCCTGAAGCTGCAGGGCATGGACAAGGCCGAGCGTAACGCTCGCGTGGAGGAGCTCCTGCACTTCGTGGGCCTGGAGGACAAGGGCAAGTCCTACCCCGAGCAGCTCTCCGGCGGACAGAAGCAGCGCGTGGGTATCGCGCGCGCCCTGGCGACGAACCCCAGCCTTCTTCTTGCGGACGAGGCAACCTCCGCCCTGGACCCGTCCACCACGAAGGACGTCCTGGAGCTGCTGCGCCGCGTGAACCAGGAATTGGGCATCACCATCGTGGTCATCACCCACGAGATGGAGGTGGTCCGCTCTATCGCCGACTACGTTGTGGTGATGGAAAACGGCGAGGTGGTGGAGCAGGGATCCGTCTACGACGTGTTCTCCAACCCCACCACCCCGGTGGCCGCCAGCTTCGTGGCCACGTCCCTGCGCAACACCCCGGACCAGGTGGAAGCCAAGGAGCTGAACTCCGGCACGGGCCGCCTGTTCACCATCACGATGGCCGAGGGCATCGGCTTTTTCGATTCGGTGGCCGAGCTCTCCTCTGCCGGCGTGGACGTCAACATCGTCCACGGTGGCGTGACCACGTTGCAAAACCACTCCTTTGGCCGCCTCACCCTGCGCCTGACTGCCCACACCCAGGAGGGCGAGCAGGCCATTGAGACTTTCTATTCCACGATGAACACCAACACCGAGATTGAGGAGATCCGATGA
- a CDS encoding DUF4272 domain-containing protein encodes MSTFLNAYSTVTRTVGGFPLEPSSFRAVTASAADPDTREEVEHLYQFENFILRQGFERAGTMTATLLATRNHIRNTHCHYVFEVPDSFTVEDLEVFREWAEASNSVFVMPDFSVRDPRGVDLLDPQVAYGSNAVTAPRPGSAMVRMRTIRGDLWNIGIKIPQNLPAVWSEDELLLRDAESVFNRAVTLSVLGSIAKHVSEGKSVPFETIEAGSKRTFTHLTDQERSFVDAVRRAQPADAGEVEQPVTYGPKLIDAAQPCQDFAFAAAETLGWVVGLTLQAPREINTPNIPAMRKALRSVDREGKDASQLPMQQLDLVADNLEYSTCMRWWDVEHPQTPSLSSFISARLHALTWLSSPHTPWDDIELDV; translated from the coding sequence ATGAGCACTTTTCTGAACGCCTACTCCACCGTCACCCGCACCGTGGGCGGGTTCCCGCTGGAGCCCAGCAGCTTCCGCGCCGTCACTGCCTCGGCAGCGGACCCGGACACCCGCGAGGAAGTCGAACACCTCTACCAGTTTGAGAACTTCATCCTGCGCCAAGGCTTTGAACGAGCAGGAACGATGACCGCCACGCTGCTGGCCACCCGTAATCACATTCGAAACACTCATTGCCACTACGTCTTTGAGGTGCCCGACTCATTCACCGTGGAAGATTTGGAAGTCTTTCGGGAGTGGGCTGAGGCGTCGAACTCCGTGTTCGTCATGCCCGATTTCTCCGTGCGCGACCCCCGCGGCGTTGACCTGCTGGACCCCCAGGTGGCGTACGGGTCGAACGCGGTGACCGCGCCCCGCCCAGGCAGCGCGATGGTGAGGATGCGCACCATCCGTGGAGACCTGTGGAACATAGGCATCAAGATTCCGCAGAACCTGCCGGCCGTGTGGAGCGAAGATGAGCTGCTGCTGCGCGACGCCGAAAGCGTGTTTAACCGCGCCGTCACCCTGTCCGTGCTGGGCTCCATCGCCAAGCACGTCTCCGAGGGCAAGAGCGTACCCTTCGAGACCATCGAGGCTGGCTCGAAGCGGACGTTCACGCATCTCACGGACCAGGAACGCAGTTTCGTCGACGCCGTCCGCCGCGCCCAACCCGCCGATGCAGGCGAAGTCGAGCAGCCCGTGACGTATGGACCCAAACTGATCGACGCCGCCCAGCCATGCCAGGACTTCGCCTTTGCAGCGGCGGAAACGCTGGGCTGGGTTGTGGGATTGACGCTGCAAGCCCCCCGCGAGATCAACACGCCGAACATCCCCGCCATGCGCAAGGCACTGCGCAGCGTGGATCGAGAGGGCAAGGATGCCTCTCAGCTGCCGATGCAACAGCTGGACCTGGTGGCCGACAACCTGGAGTACTCCACGTGCATGCGCTGGTGGGATGTGGAGCACCCACAAACCCCATCCCTGTCCAGCTTTATCAGCGCGCGCCTGCACGCGTTGACGTGGCTGAGCAGCCCCCACACCCCGTGGGATGACATTGAACTGGACGTGTAG
- a CDS encoding error-prone DNA polymerase → MSKNPSFSNARPLSWSRLEQVLSGRHAGSLTAFGMGEGQRVSHFPTGTQGQDASPKHPHEHIVDFAELHACSSYNFLRGASDPEQMVATAQKLGLTAIACLDRDGLYGASRCALAAAEAGVDTVFGAELSVQWQDCPDTAGPATDEGTVTVLCKGQEGYRRLSHVITDAAMADRDKDVHRYPPRKDMAAAAAGQWYVLIDWRWLPYAAELVEDFGAENCLVELQHTMNPADWDRNEALHGVATRWGLREIVSACATCADPSDARLAGAKAALHRTMDVATALPVTAPTGGRWLRSGQEMLQLAGDCTWLAEAVETSAQVARECAFTLNLIAPNLPHFPVPEGYTEMTWLRHLVETTGVVRYGPRPHSGARTRATAAQTKAWAVIDKELAVIEQLGFPGYFLIVHDIVDFCHRSNILCQGRGSAANSAVCFALGITTVDAVAGGLLFERFLSPERDGPPDIDVDIESGRREEVIQYVYSRYGRDNAAQVANVITYRSKGALRDAARALGYAPGQVDAWSRGVEEPPAVVRHIADQLKGQPRHMGIHSGGMVICDRPIADVVPTEWARMDNRSVVQWDKDDCATVGLVKFDLLGLGMLEALHHAIDQVQEHRGRTVELWRLEPTEPEVYEMLSQGDAVGVFQVESRAQLNTLPRLRPRRFYDLVVQVALIRPGPIQGGSVHPFIRRRNGQEPVTFDHPCLEPALTKTLGIPLFQEQLMQVVVDAAGFSAAEADTLRRAMGSKRSPQKMARLKERFYQGLKEENGIVGEVADRLWDKIVAFASYGFPESHAQSFAVLVYYSAWFKYHYPAEFCVALLRAQPMGFYSPQSLLADARRHGVQVLPVDVNFSGVEADTVVAEADRSGIGAIRLGLASVKGIGADVAERIVQSRSRVGTFRAVSDLSREADLRVDHVEQLARAGALESLGLTRRQAMWAAGVAATERPGMLAGTSHINSPSLPGMSAFELTAADLATTGVTPQGHPVELLREVLDQWAERRGGVRVLPANQLLDAPDGSRIRVAGVVTHRQRPMTAGGVVFFGLEDETGLANVMISPGLWARQRTLALSTKIVVIRGIVHNANGVASVTADLIEPVPLQQQMYQAVGDARNFR, encoded by the coding sequence ATGTCAAAGAATCCGTCTTTCTCCAATGCTCGGCCGCTGTCCTGGTCGCGCCTTGAGCAGGTTCTTTCTGGCCGACATGCAGGTTCTTTGACGGCATTCGGAATGGGGGAGGGGCAGCGTGTTTCCCATTTTCCTACTGGCACGCAGGGGCAGGATGCTTCCCCGAAGCATCCCCATGAACATATAGTCGATTTTGCTGAATTACACGCGTGTAGTTCGTATAACTTCCTGCGCGGCGCCAGCGACCCCGAGCAGATGGTCGCCACAGCCCAGAAGCTGGGATTGACGGCCATAGCCTGCCTGGATAGGGATGGCCTCTATGGTGCGTCCCGCTGTGCGCTGGCCGCCGCGGAGGCAGGCGTGGATACCGTCTTCGGAGCGGAGCTCAGTGTGCAGTGGCAGGACTGCCCAGATACAGCCGGCCCCGCCACAGATGAGGGCACCGTGACCGTGCTGTGCAAGGGCCAGGAGGGGTACCGTCGCTTGAGTCACGTGATCACGGATGCGGCGATGGCCGATCGCGATAAAGATGTGCACCGCTATCCACCCCGCAAGGACATGGCGGCTGCTGCGGCGGGGCAGTGGTATGTCCTGATCGATTGGCGCTGGCTGCCCTATGCCGCGGAGCTGGTGGAGGATTTCGGGGCGGAGAACTGCCTGGTGGAACTGCAGCACACCATGAATCCCGCGGACTGGGACCGCAATGAGGCTCTACACGGGGTGGCCACGCGCTGGGGGTTGCGGGAAATCGTCAGTGCGTGTGCCACGTGCGCCGATCCCTCCGACGCCCGGCTTGCGGGAGCAAAAGCCGCCCTCCACCGCACGATGGACGTGGCAACAGCATTGCCGGTGACCGCCCCGACCGGCGGTCGCTGGCTGCGCAGCGGCCAGGAGATGCTCCAGCTGGCAGGGGACTGCACGTGGTTGGCGGAGGCCGTGGAGACCAGTGCCCAGGTCGCGCGGGAATGTGCGTTTACTTTGAACCTCATCGCGCCGAACCTTCCCCACTTCCCAGTGCCGGAGGGCTATACGGAGATGACGTGGCTGCGGCATCTGGTGGAGACCACGGGTGTCGTGCGCTACGGCCCCAGGCCTCACAGCGGGGCGCGTACCAGGGCCACGGCCGCGCAGACCAAGGCATGGGCCGTGATAGATAAGGAGCTGGCGGTGATTGAACAGCTCGGCTTCCCCGGCTATTTCCTGATCGTTCATGACATCGTGGACTTCTGCCACCGCAGCAATATTCTGTGCCAGGGGCGCGGGTCGGCGGCGAACTCGGCGGTGTGCTTCGCACTGGGCATCACCACAGTGGATGCGGTGGCCGGGGGCTTGTTGTTTGAGCGCTTCTTGTCCCCGGAACGTGACGGCCCACCTGATATCGATGTGGATATTGAATCGGGTCGCCGGGAGGAGGTGATCCAGTACGTGTACTCCCGCTATGGGCGGGATAATGCCGCACAGGTAGCCAATGTGATCACCTATCGCTCCAAGGGCGCGTTAAGGGACGCAGCCCGGGCGTTGGGCTATGCGCCCGGCCAGGTGGATGCATGGAGCCGGGGAGTGGAGGAACCCCCGGCCGTGGTGCGCCACATCGCGGACCAGCTGAAAGGCCAGCCGCGCCACATGGGTATCCACTCGGGCGGCATGGTGATCTGCGATCGGCCCATTGCCGATGTGGTCCCCACGGAATGGGCCCGGATGGACAACCGCAGCGTGGTCCAGTGGGATAAGGACGACTGCGCCACGGTGGGCCTGGTGAAGTTCGACCTGCTGGGCCTCGGCATGCTGGAGGCATTGCATCACGCGATCGACCAAGTGCAGGAACACCGTGGACGCACGGTGGAGTTGTGGCGCCTAGAGCCCACCGAGCCGGAGGTCTACGAGATGCTGTCCCAGGGGGACGCCGTGGGCGTGTTCCAGGTGGAGTCCCGCGCGCAGCTCAATACCCTGCCGCGTCTGCGTCCCCGGAGGTTCTACGACCTGGTGGTGCAGGTGGCACTGATCCGCCCCGGCCCCATTCAGGGCGGCTCGGTACACCCGTTCATTCGCCGGCGCAACGGGCAGGAACCGGTGACGTTCGATCACCCGTGCCTGGAGCCGGCGCTGACGAAAACGCTGGGGATTCCCCTGTTCCAGGAACAGTTGATGCAGGTGGTGGTGGATGCCGCCGGCTTCAGCGCCGCGGAGGCTGACACGCTGCGCCGGGCGATGGGGTCGAAGCGCTCCCCGCAGAAGATGGCGCGCCTGAAAGAACGCTTCTACCAGGGATTAAAGGAAGAAAACGGCATCGTGGGCGAGGTCGCCGATCGCCTGTGGGACAAGATCGTGGCCTTCGCCAGCTATGGCTTCCCGGAGTCCCACGCCCAGTCCTTTGCGGTGCTGGTCTACTACTCGGCGTGGTTTAAATACCACTATCCCGCCGAGTTTTGCGTGGCGTTGCTGCGCGCTCAACCCATGGGCTTTTATTCGCCGCAATCCTTACTAGCCGACGCCCGGCGTCACGGCGTGCAGGTCTTGCCCGTGGACGTGAACTTTTCAGGGGTCGAGGCAGATACCGTCGTGGCAGAGGCTGATCGTTCAGGGATAGGTGCCATACGTTTGGGGCTGGCGTCGGTGAAAGGGATCGGCGCGGACGTTGCCGAGCGCATCGTGCAGTCGCGATCCAGGGTGGGTACGTTCCGGGCGGTATCGGATCTGTCGCGGGAGGCGGATCTGCGGGTGGATCACGTGGAGCAGCTGGCGCGCGCGGGAGCGCTGGAGTCCCTGGGGCTCACGCGACGGCAGGCGATGTGGGCGGCCGGGGTGGCGGCGACGGAACGGCCGGGGATGCTGGCGGGGACCTCGCACATCAACAGCCCATCGCTGCCGGGGATGAGTGCTTTCGAGCTGACCGCGGCTGACCTCGCGACCACCGGCGTTACCCCGCAGGGTCATCCTGTGGAGCTGCTTCGGGAGGTGCTGGATCAGTGGGCCGAACGGCGCGGGGGCGTGCGCGTGCTGCCCGCCAATCAGCTGCTGGACGCGCCGGACGGCAGCCGCATTCGGGTGGCGGGGGTAGTCACGCACAGGCAACGCCCCATGACCGCAGGTGGAGTGGTGTTTTTCGGCTTGGAGGATGAGACGGGGCTAGCGAACGTGATGATCAGCCCAGGGTTGTGGGCGCGGCAGCGTACTCTGGCGCTCAGCACAAAGATCGTGGTGATCCGCGGCATTGTGCACAATGCCAACGGTGTGGCGTCCGTGACTGCGGACCTCATTGAACCGGTGCCGTTGCAGCAGCAGATGTATCAGGCGGTGGGGGATGCCCGGAACTTCCGCTAA
- a CDS encoding tRNA (cytidine(34)-2'-O)-methyltransferase, whose product MTTPPFHIVFDQPQIPQNTGNAIRLAACTGAVLHLARPYLFDFQDKNLKRAGLDYHDLAVVEEHDSLDEVLTQLADQGGARVFAFSSHATTPFTDVEFQAGDVLLFGCESDGLSQEALADPRITQQVRIPMLPARRSMNLANCASIAAYEAWRQLGYPGGS is encoded by the coding sequence GTGACCACACCGCCATTTCACATTGTTTTTGACCAGCCGCAGATCCCCCAGAACACCGGCAACGCCATCCGCTTGGCCGCATGTACCGGCGCGGTGCTGCATCTGGCGCGCCCGTACCTATTCGACTTTCAGGACAAGAACTTGAAACGCGCCGGACTGGACTACCACGACCTGGCTGTTGTTGAGGAGCACGACAGCCTGGATGAGGTGCTGACTCAGCTGGCTGACCAGGGCGGAGCCCGGGTGTTTGCCTTTAGTTCGCATGCCACTACGCCGTTTACGGATGTGGAGTTTCAGGCGGGGGATGTGCTGCTGTTTGGCTGCGAATCGGATGGGTTATCCCAGGAGGCCTTGGCGGATCCACGGATCACTCAGCAGGTGAGGATTCCCATGCTTCCAGCCCGGCGCAGCATGAATCTGGCCAATTGTGCGTCCATCGCGGCTTATGAGGCGTGGCGTCAGCTGGGGTACCCCGGCGGGAGTTAA
- a CDS encoding MetQ/NlpA family ABC transporter substrate-binding protein, which produces MSLRRKVSAAAVAVATAFALTACGGSDDTLKIGSTDIQQEHWKVFEQELEKAGIKAQLVPFSDYNIPNQALVDGEIDVNNFQHMMFLGTYNNKNNQDLKPVGATEIIPLGLYYKDGKSLDDVAKAGKVVIPNDPSNQGRAINLLAANKLVTLKKEGLLTPTPADVDDSKSKVKLVPVDAAQTATSYHDGTPAVVNNSFLEAGNIDPTNAIAKDDPKDPSAQPYINGFVTTKEHQNDEELKKLVEIWHSKPVQDALERSSKGTSVEVTMDGEELNKVLEDTQAKLKDQG; this is translated from the coding sequence ATGTCTCTACGTCGCAAGGTATCCGCGGCCGCCGTGGCAGTTGCTACCGCATTTGCCCTGACCGCCTGCGGTGGTTCCGATGACACCCTGAAGATCGGCTCTACCGACATCCAACAAGAACACTGGAAGGTCTTCGAACAAGAACTAGAAAAGGCCGGCATCAAGGCCCAGCTGGTTCCTTTCTCCGACTACAACATCCCCAACCAGGCACTGGTTGACGGAGAAATCGACGTCAACAACTTCCAGCACATGATGTTCCTGGGAACCTACAACAACAAGAACAACCAGGACCTCAAGCCGGTCGGCGCCACCGAAATCATCCCACTGGGCCTGTACTACAAGGACGGAAAGTCCCTGGATGATGTTGCCAAGGCAGGCAAGGTCGTGATCCCGAATGACCCATCCAACCAGGGACGCGCCATCAACCTGCTGGCAGCCAACAAGCTGGTGACCCTGAAGAAGGAGGGGCTGCTCACCCCAACCCCAGCCGACGTGGACGACTCCAAGTCCAAGGTCAAGCTGGTACCTGTGGACGCAGCCCAGACCGCCACCTCCTACCACGACGGCACCCCAGCCGTGGTGAACAACTCCTTCCTGGAGGCCGGCAACATCGACCCCACCAACGCCATCGCCAAGGATGATCCGAAGGACCCATCCGCGCAGCCGTACATCAACGGCTTCGTGACCACCAAGGAGCACCAGAATGACGAAGAGCTGAAGAAGCTCGTCGAGATCTGGCACTCCAAGCCAGTTCAGGACGCCCTGGAGCGTTCCTCCAAGGGAACCTCCGTGGAAGTCACGATGGATGGCGAGGAGCTCAACAAGGTCCTGGAGGACACCCAGGCCAAGCTGAAGGACCAGGGCTAG
- a CDS encoding bifunctional methylenetetrahydrofolate dehydrogenase/methenyltetrahydrofolate cyclohydrolase encodes MAATKLDGKMFRDEIFADLEQRVAALKDKGITPGLATVLVGDDPASHSYVRMKHKDCEQIGVKSIRKDLPADISQEDLHAVIDELNADPEVTGYIVQLPLPKHLDENAVLERIDPAKDADGLHPVNLGKLVLNEPAPLPCTPNGAISLLRRYDIPLDGAKVVVIGRGVTVGRPIGLMLTRRSENATTTLCHTGTQDLAAETRNADVIVAAAGVPHMLTADMIKPGAAILDVGVSRGEDGKLAGDVAPECWDVAGFISPNPGGVGPLTRAFLVSNVVERAERATQ; translated from the coding sequence ATGGCTGCAACCAAACTTGATGGAAAGATGTTCCGCGATGAGATTTTCGCGGATCTCGAACAGCGCGTCGCTGCGCTCAAGGACAAAGGCATTACCCCTGGCTTGGCCACGGTGCTGGTCGGCGATGACCCCGCCAGCCACTCCTACGTGCGCATGAAGCACAAGGACTGCGAGCAGATCGGCGTGAAGTCCATCCGCAAGGATCTGCCGGCGGACATCTCCCAGGAGGATCTTCACGCGGTGATCGACGAGCTGAACGCGGACCCCGAGGTCACGGGCTACATTGTGCAGCTTCCCCTGCCGAAGCACCTGGATGAGAACGCCGTGCTGGAGCGCATCGACCCTGCCAAGGATGCCGATGGCCTGCACCCCGTGAACCTGGGCAAGCTGGTGTTGAACGAGCCGGCACCCCTGCCGTGCACGCCCAACGGTGCGATCAGCCTGCTGCGTCGCTATGACATCCCGCTGGACGGCGCCAAGGTGGTCGTCATCGGCCGCGGCGTGACTGTGGGACGCCCCATCGGGCTGATGCTTACTCGCCGCAGCGAGAACGCCACCACCACGCTGTGTCACACGGGCACCCAGGATCTGGCGGCGGAGACCCGCAACGCCGACGTGATCGTCGCAGCTGCTGGCGTACCACACATGCTGACGGCGGACATGATTAAGCCAGGGGCGGCCATCTTGGACGTGGGAGTGTCCCGCGGCGAGGACGGCAAGCTGGCTGGCGACGTGGCCCCGGAGTGCTGGGATGTGGCCGGGTTTATTTCCCCGAACCCTGGCGGAGTGGGCCCGCTGACCCGTGCGTTCTTGGTGTCTAACGTAGTGGAGCGTGCCGAGCGCGCTACGCAGTAA